Proteins encoded within one genomic window of Kibdelosporangium phytohabitans:
- the pip gene encoding prolyl aminopeptidase: MRVFYPDILPYDSGMLDVGDGHQVYWEVSGNPDGIPAVVLHGGPGSGTNPKQRQHFDPAAYRIVLFDQRGSGKSTPHVSSPEHDLATNTTWHLVGDMEKLRAHLGIDKWLLFGGSWGVTLALAYGQTHPSRVSGMILRGVFTLRQSELDWLYGGGAGHIFPDAWAKFTEFVPEGEDALTAYHRLVFGDDPELSRRAAVAWSTWEGATASTQTSMVTSYGEEKFAVAFARIALHYFVNKGWLAEGQLLRDVGKLAGIPGVVVNGRYDIVTPMITAYELATSWPECEGHVLNSAGHAVADPGIAQQLLAATDRFAQRNEV; the protein is encoded by the coding sequence ATGCGCGTGTTCTACCCGGACATCCTCCCGTACGACTCCGGCATGCTCGATGTCGGCGACGGCCACCAGGTGTACTGGGAAGTCAGTGGCAACCCGGACGGCATCCCGGCGGTCGTCCTGCACGGCGGCCCCGGCTCGGGGACCAATCCGAAGCAACGGCAGCACTTCGACCCCGCGGCCTACCGGATCGTCCTGTTCGACCAGCGGGGATCCGGCAAGAGCACGCCGCACGTGAGCTCACCCGAGCACGACCTGGCCACCAACACCACCTGGCACCTGGTCGGCGACATGGAGAAGCTGCGTGCGCACCTCGGCATCGACAAGTGGCTGCTGTTCGGTGGCTCGTGGGGCGTGACGCTCGCGCTGGCGTACGGGCAGACGCACCCCTCACGCGTCAGCGGGATGATCCTGCGGGGCGTGTTCACGCTGCGACAGTCCGAACTGGACTGGCTGTACGGCGGCGGCGCCGGGCACATCTTCCCGGACGCGTGGGCGAAGTTCACCGAGTTCGTGCCCGAGGGCGAGGACGCGCTGACCGCGTACCACCGGCTGGTGTTCGGCGACGACCCCGAGCTGAGCCGGCGGGCCGCGGTCGCGTGGAGCACCTGGGAAGGCGCGACCGCGTCCACCCAGACCAGCATGGTGACCTCCTACGGCGAGGAGAAGTTCGCGGTCGCTTTCGCCCGGATCGCGTTGCACTACTTCGTCAACAAGGGCTGGCTGGCGGAAGGCCAGCTGCTCAGGGACGTCGGCAAGCTGGCAGGCATCCCCGGCGTGGTCGTCAACGGGCGCTACGACATCGTCACGCCGATGATCACCGCGTACGAGCTGGCCACGTCGTGGCCCGAGTGCGAGGGGCACGTGCTCAACTCGGCCGGGCACGCGGTCGCCGACCCCGGCATCGCCCAGCAGCTGCTCGCCGCGACCGACAGGTTCGCTCAGCGCAACGAGGTGTGA
- the panB gene encoding 3-methyl-2-oxobutanoate hydroxymethyltransferase — protein sequence MSSELTSPYGSGAQGASTAAATPKRVRIHHLQEMKDRGEPWPMLTAYDMYTAALFDEAGIPVLLVGDSASNNVYGYDTSLPVTVDELVPLVRAVTRSARRALVVADLPFGSYQVSPAQALETAVRFMKEGRAHAVKLEGGAHFAPHVEALTSAGVPVMGHIGFTPQSEHNLGGYRVQGRGDAADVLVTDALALQNAGAFAVVMEMVPGEAAKRVTHELRIPTIGIGAGPDCDAQVLVWQDMAGLRTGKAPRFVKRYADMAGVLSGAVQQFAAEVKDRQFPGPEHTFH from the coding sequence ATGTCTTCTGAGCTCACATCCCCATACGGATCAGGTGCCCAGGGTGCAAGCACTGCCGCGGCGACACCGAAGCGCGTGCGGATCCATCACCTGCAGGAAATGAAAGACCGCGGCGAGCCGTGGCCCATGCTGACCGCGTACGACATGTACACGGCCGCGCTGTTCGACGAGGCCGGTATCCCGGTCCTGCTCGTCGGTGATTCGGCGTCCAACAACGTGTACGGCTACGACACGTCATTGCCTGTGACGGTCGACGAACTCGTTCCGCTGGTCCGCGCCGTGACGCGCTCGGCCAGGCGGGCACTGGTCGTTGCCGACCTGCCGTTCGGCTCGTACCAGGTCTCACCGGCGCAGGCGCTGGAAACGGCGGTCCGGTTCATGAAGGAAGGCCGCGCGCACGCCGTGAAACTGGAGGGCGGAGCCCACTTCGCCCCGCACGTCGAAGCGCTGACGTCGGCCGGTGTGCCCGTGATGGGACACATCGGTTTCACTCCGCAGAGTGAACACAACCTCGGTGGTTATCGCGTGCAGGGCCGTGGCGACGCCGCCGACGTCCTGGTCACGGACGCGCTCGCGCTGCAGAACGCGGGGGCGTTCGCCGTGGTGATGGAAATGGTGCCCGGCGAGGCCGCCAAGCGGGTCACGCACGAGCTGCGGATTCCCACGATCGGCATCGGCGCCGGCCCGGACTGCGACGCGCAGGTCCTCGTCTGGCAGGACATGGCCGGGCTGCGGACCGGGAAGGCGCCGCGGTTCGTCAAGCGCTACGCCGACATGGCCGGGGTCCTGTCCGGCGCCGTGCAGCAGTTCGCCGCGGAGGTCAAGGACCGGCAGTTCCCCGGCCCCGAGCACACGTTCCACTGA